The genomic interval TTTTTTGTAGTTTCCCCAAACTACCCCCCACCTTGTAGTGTGTGTGCGTGCCTGTGCGCAGTGACTgtgcccccttttttttttttttcctttttttgtGCAATTCCTtatttgggaggggagggactGGGATCTTTAAACCTGGCTCTTGTGCCCGAGGAATTAGGGATTGGAAGATATAAAGGGTAGACACCTCCCACACTTTTCCCTTTGGCCTTTGGGCAgaagcatcatcatctcttcAAGCCTTTACCAAACGTTGTCATTGTCAACTCTTTCAAAGCTGCCATTAAGCTATACCTACACCATCCATCTACCTATTTCACCAGCCATAGCACTCAGCTGTTGACTCACCACTTACACACACTTGTGTCCACCTctatacacacacatacctACCACACCATACCTCACAATagcaaccacaacagcaaccaccaccaccaccaccaccaccaccaccacaacaacaacacaacatcAAAAATGGCCGCTGTCGAATACCAAGAACTCGTCAACAACTGCTGCTCCTTCTGCTGCAAGGCCATCGACTTTGGCACCCACGACTACTGCCCGGCCAGCGAGCACCCTTACAAGGGGTGCCCTTATTGAAAGAGCAGAGGGCACAATGCAGATCCATTGTATACAAAGCCCGCCCGATTGGGATGGCTGCAGTGAAGCGAGACAGCATATGCACACCCTTCCTCGTTCGGCACGCTTGGCTCAGGAACAGGGGGGGATTGACGGCATCTACCGTTCCCCCCTTGGAGTTGGGAGTTGAGGTTGTCTCGGTGAATTGGTGATCCCCATATTTTTCATCGGGGAGATAATTCCCGGATCGACGAtggagagaggaggggagaggaggggaggatgtcaCTCGTAATGGATGCAAGGCCGAGGGCGTCAATTTCATGATTCCCTTTCGGTGGAGAGGCACTGTTGATGAGACATGGGGCGGATCAATCCCTTTTTGCACTTTCGTTTTTTGGGAGCACAGACATGGATGAGAAGGAAACAAGTGATTTTATGGTGTATAGGGGGCATGGGATATGGAGTCACTCTCTGGGACTGTTCTGGGCGTGTGGgcattttgtttttctttttggcagATACCCCCTTGATAGCCTGTTTTTTGTTCAATCCTGTAACAACTCTGTTGTATTCTATTTTTTGCAACTTTTCGTGTGACTAACTAGCTTATGATACCATCTTTGCAAACACATCTGAACGTCCTACCCGCCCAATGGTCATGCACGCATACCTGCAACCGACTGCTTCCGTCCAGAAAATAGATCGATATCTTGACCCTACCTACCCTTGACCGACCATCGTGaagacaacagcagcaacggcaACCGTGCGCAAGTGACCCTGCCTGCCTACCCTGCCTGCTCGGTTGCTTGCCGCCGGGCGCTTGCCCGCCCACTGCCACGGCGATGCATGAAATGTTTATGTAGGACGCCACGGCTAGGGGAGTGTTTTGTTTGGTGTTCTCTTTTGGGTTGTTTATACATGATATTAGCCTAGTTGAAGAATGCCTTAGGTGGTAGCTGGCCCGGCCTGGCAATATGCGGCCCATCATGGGACGCACGAGACAGGAAAATAGAGTGATGTTGCTCTCGAGCGGCCGCCTCggttggggtttgtgaggggTGGAATGAAATCCTATTTCACTTGATATCGAGAGGGGAGACTGACGTGGCTACCTATCGTGAACCCCTGATCTACAACTAGGGGGAAAGCTGGACTGTGCGTTACCAGCCGTTTCCCGCTACCTACCGTTGAATGTAACCCCTGAAGAAACGGGTCAAGGCAACAACCCCCGCCTTGAGCACAACCTCCGCTTTATACTACGCTGTGATTTGTTAGACGATGATACGATGATTCAATCTTTGGCTGTTAGAGGTTGTTATGCAGGTGAGTGGAATGGGGTATACCATGGTTGTGTTATATATATCTTACTCCACCTCAGACAAAATGAAAATGTGATTGCGAATTTATTGCtggggagatgaggatggtggatgatatTCCGTCAATAACTGATCACCAGTTATCGTGAAACTGTGAAAGAAAGGCGGGGGATcaaccatccatccatttcCATCTCATCCGGAGTCCGAGCTGGTTCAACTCCCGCAACCAGAATATCTCCAACCATTGTCTATGGCTCGAGTTTATGTGAGCCAGACTTATATCAtctttgggtttgggataGATCACGTAGTACAAGAAGCTCTAGTACTGCCAACAAGGCTGTATGTCAGAGCAGGTAATAAGCTGACTATTatcaacctccaacaacaacatacATTTCGTGACCATCAAGGATCATGAACCCCAacttccaacaacccccccctcctcccttccccccaggGTCAAGATTACGAAAGCACTACACCCCATCCAGCATAGACCAACtaacttcctcctcaaatccctACATCCCAACAACCGGGAAACATCTCGCAAGCTATCCCTCCATTCGATTTAGCTCGAAATATCAGATCATATCCcgcttccacctccatcataAGCCTCGAAAACCAAGAAAAAAGCAATCCCTTCTCAGCAGTGATCTTCTATTCCCCCCCTCAAGAGCTTACAACAACCCGGAGAAGCAAACCTCTAAGCCTACGACGATGCACTTATGCACGTAACCCACACCGAGAAGACTCCAAAAAAGCAACGAGCATCGCATCAACTCCCGATCCCCGTGTAGTGTACCCCCCGGTCTGCAAGGGTTAGGTACCTATGTAGGTGGCATGGGTTCGAATTGTTGCGCTGCCGGGGCTGCAGTTTGCCTGCCGCTGACCAGGCACTCTCAAAAAGTCGAAACAGCAGGtagcaaccaccaccacgacctgCCTTAAACCTAAATCACAGACCGGTGTGGGTAAATCCCAGCTGCGTAACAATATCTCAGCCTGCGTAAGATCTACTCCTGAAAAAAGCACAATATACCCCCAATGAAGATACACTAGCAAAGCAGGGCAACAAACAGGCTAGTAATCAATAAGGCAGCTCACAAGAAATCCTCCCCCTTTAGCATGACGCAAAGGTGGTCTGATATTCCTTGCTTTCTTCTCAAAAATTCCAATCACTTCCCACATGCCAATGTCAATAATCCCATACCTTGAATCCcaaaacccatcatcatccacccttTCATTACCATTATACTCCAACAAAAACCTAATACAACCCCTGAAAAACAGCCGCAATCCCCCCCTTATCCCACTTAACCCTCCCCTGccctcccttcttccccttgtcAATCTCATGATACCGGTCCCAAAACCGACAGTACAGCGGCTCAATCATGTTCTGCATGTCCTTTGCAAACTgccccctcacctccttctccatgcTATAACTCTTGTGCTTCTGCACCATGTCCTCAAACCCAGCATTAAACAACTGAaacttctccttgatctccgcCTTATCCTtgctccccaaccccttcatgATACTGGCACTATCCACCGCCCCTTGCCCGCTCGTTGGTCTCCCACCACCCGACCTGCCACCTTGCCCAGTCTTGATCATGTCGAACAAATGCACCGACACATCCTTGCAAGCTTCCATGTAGAGCGAGGTGGCCTTCTTTCTCCAGGCTTCGAGCACACCCAACCGGccttggaggagaggtcCAAGGTCGGATTGGAGAATCATCCTCTCAATGATGACGACGCTGTTGGCTAAAAAGACGCCCATGACAGGTTTCTTTTGGAGGATCAACCGTGCCCGGCCGTCGAgggacatcatcaacgcTTCGATGGTGTCAGTGCAGTAGTGCGCAAAGATTTCCTTGCCATCGGCCCCAACGTCGAAAGACGCAAGGCTAGGGATGGCGTCCCCTACTGCCCCGCTTCTCGAGGCGCTGACAGACTTCCAGTTCCCATCTCCCAACGAAACCATAATGCTCGATATTGGGCGGAGAAAGTCCACCATTGTCTGTAGTCTCTGCATGGTTTCCGAAATGATTGGTATTGGCGCGCCGTCCTGGGGCAGTGTCTGTATAGAGTTGACCCGCCGCTTTGTGTCCTCCAACAGCTCGGCAAGGGAAGACTTCGCGGTTTCCCGGACTGGTTTGAGAGAAGCGGCCAGTGAGCTCTTGAGCTCGCCTGTCTTGGcctcgaggttgttggagagtGCTGAGATAATCTCGACGATCTCGTAGGCGAGGTAGCAGTCTGTGTTCATGTGCTGTTTGATGTGACCGTTCAGTTCTCGCAGTGTCCTTCCCAGCTCTACCAGGGCCGGCTGGCAGGTTGCTTGAAAGACGGAACCCCAGTCTTCTCTCGTGAAAATGTTGCAGATGTTTTCGTACTCGGAGAGGAACAGTCCCTCCATCGCCTGCGCGTAGGTGCCTATTCCGTTGGTGCCCGCCCGGTAGATTGCGTCTgggttcttcttctttgccgtgttgctgctggccgcGGCCATGTTTACTAGTGATGAAGAGAGGTATTGCGATCTTATTTCGGCGTAGATCTTTGCTACTGGTGATTCTTGTGGTGGATTAGCCCCTGCAGTTTGCTGATTTACAAATGAGTTCATCAGGCCGAGTTTGTTGAACTTGTCTTGTGACAACACTGGGAACGCCTTGTTCTTCGTGATGAAGTGTAGTGGTTCGATCATTCTTGGTGTTTCGCTTCGTAATAATTTGTCGAAAGCATTCTCGAGCTGGGAGTTGCCGAGCTTAACCAGGCGCTGGAGTTCGGCGACGGTCTGTTGGGTTGATCGAAGGTTGGAGGCTTTCATGTCGTCGAGGGCCTTGTTAAGACGCTTGATTGAACCAAGGTAGTTGGAGAGGCCGGCCTTGTCGGGGCCCATTCGGATAATCTGTTCTTCGTCATTCTTGCTGTCTGCTGGCTGTCGTAGACGTTCAATAGCTGCAATGACGGAATCGATGTCTGAGAAAGAGTGGCACGTCAGCCCCGGTTGCGGATGAGCTGGCAGCTGATGACTACACACTATTGCCGAGTATCTGTAGTCTTCTTGTCTCGCCGTTGAGAGGTCCGGTGACATCACGAACGCTCTTCCCTGTAGCCTCTAGTCTTCCCAAGCAAGCTTGGATCTTCTTGGTCAACTGGGTGGTCTTTTCGAGGCGCGAGTTGAGAACGTCGACCTCGGCGCGGGCTTCTTCGTCGGCGGCCGGTCGGCCATTGGCAAGCCCGACGGCCATCTTGTGGCGATTCGGTCGTCAGTCGGGGGAAGCAATGTGTGCTCGGGTTGTCGAGGTGCGAGTTGGAAGGTGTTTGTGATTGTGAATTGATGGATCTTGGACCAAGTTGGTTCAGGAACCTCAGGCTTGGCCCAGGCGCAGACATCCGCTGAACAGCTGCCAGGGTCCCTGGTGATTGCCCGCTATTTGTGGGGCATGTGGTGGCCAATCAGATCTCACAGTTCTTTAACCTCACTTACACGACTTACACCATGAAACACTTCCCAAACCAGCAACGGAACAGAGGTGTTGAAGATATCTTGCAGAGTATCGAGCATGGAGATTCTCAAGGATTAAATTGAGGTATTGCAACCACGTATCCtatatcaccaccatggtCCTTTCCGCAGAATAGTAGAGCAGTATCTGAAACTGGAAGGAGTGGAAGCACCGAGTTGGGCCACCTGCTGGCACAGCTCACTTGTTCATGCTTTGTGCgcacagaaaaaaaaaaagaaaagatgggaATTTTCTCATAACACAGGAGTCGTGTCCAGCACATTACTCCATTCTTCTACAATACCAGTCTTCCGCTCAAGCAGAAAATCAGATCCCCGCCCCCGTCAAACGACTTCAAACTTGAAGCGTTGCAAAGTAGTCGTCTACCAGCCTGCCAACTGTCTCCACAATCCACTCAACATCCTCTTTCCGAATATTGAAGGCCGGCGAGATTATGATATGGTCCCCCAGACGCCCGTCCGCCGAGCCTGCTCCAGGATATACATTGATGCCGTATTTGGGGTCCAATCCAAGCTTGCTGATGACCATGGCTACATGAACTTCTTCCGGGAATGGTGTCGAGCTTTTCTTGTCCGAAACAAACTCGATTCCCCAGAACAGACCACGACCTCGAATATCAGCGACATTCGGGTGGTTACCAATACGCCTTTTCAGCCCTTGAGATAGCAAGCGGCCCATGCTAGCGACATTTGCCACGAGGCTTTCTTCTTGGATGATGCGCTGGACTTCGAGGGCAGCCGCACAGCAAGCTGGATGGCCTTGGTAGGTGTGGCCGT from Podospora pseudoanserina strain CBS 124.78 chromosome 6, whole genome shotgun sequence carries:
- the EXO70 gene encoding exocyst complex component exo70 (BUSCO:EOG092612J3; EggNog:ENOG503NZNS; COG:U) encodes the protein MAVGLANGRPAADEEARAEVDVLNSRLEKTTQLTKKIQACLGRLEATGKSVRDVTGPLNGETRRLQILGNNIDSVIAAIERLRQPADSKNDEEQIIRMGPDKAGLSNYLGSIKRLNKALDDMKASNLRSTQQTVAELQRLVKLGNSQLENAFDKLLRSETPRMIEPLHFITKNKAFPVLSQDKFNKLGLMNSFVNQQTAGANPPQESPVAKIYAEIRSQYLSSSLVNMAAASSNTAKKKNPDAIYRAGTNGIGTYAQAMEGLFLSEYENICNIFTREDWGSVFQATCQPALVELGRTLRELNGHIKQHMNTDCYLAYEIVEIISALSNNLEAKTGELKSSLAASLKPVRETAKSSLAELLEDTKRRVNSIQTLPQDGAPIPIISETMQRLQTMVDFLRPISSIMVSLGDGNWKSVSASRSGAVGDAIPSLASFDVGADGKEIFAHYCTDTIEALMMSLDGRARLILQKKPVMGVFLANSVVIIERMILQSDLGPLLQGRLGVLEAWRKKATSLYMEACKDVSVHLFDMIKTGQGGRSGGGRPTSGQGAVDSASIMKGLGSKDKAEIKEKFQLFNAGFEDMVQKHKSYSMEKEVRGQFAKDMQNMIEPLYCRFWDRYHEIDKGKKGGQGRVKWDKGGIAAVFQGLY